The window CGGCCCACCAGACCTCGGCCGCCGGCCCGCCGCCGGTCGCGTGGTGCAGCGTCATGGCCGCCTCAGCCGCCCCGGAGCCGACGACCAGCACCCGCCCGCCGGCCTCCGCCACCGCCTCTGCGCCGCCCGGCGGCACCTGCCCGCCGCGCGCGACGACGACCGCCACCGTCCCGCCGACCGTCGGCCCGGACCCAGACCGGGATCCGGGCCGGGTCATCGGGCCGGGTGCCGGCGTCTCGGCCGGCGAGCCAGGCGCCGGCGAGCCCGGTGTCGTCGGCGGCATATCGGAGATCACGGCTTCGATCATCGCGCGCCGGTCCCGTCCGTCGGCGTGGGGCCGCCCGCGACGATCAGCAGAACTCGCGCCACAGACGATCACTCTCCATCACGATGTCGTCGAGGACGAGGTGGGCCTCGTCGAGGCTGTCCGCCTCGATCTCGGCGATGAACAGGGCGAGGAAGCCCGGCGCGACCTCCTCGCCGGTGGTCCACTCGATCTCGTAGATCACGCCGCGCCCCCGTCCGCCCGCCGCCCGTCCGCCCGCCGCCCGTCCGCCCGGGAGGGGCGGTGGCCGGCGGGGTGGTGGCCGGTGGCCATCAGAGCGCCACCGCCGCGCGCTGCCCCTCGACGACGGCGGCGTGGGCGCGGCGGGGTGACAGGCAGTCGCCGACACGGGTCACCATGAACGGCAGGTCGCCCACCGGCCGGCCCTCGGGGCTATGAGGGCCGGCCGGCAGTCCGGTCCGGGCCGCGCGCAGCGCCCGGTAGAGCGTGTCGTCGGCCCGCTGGTGCACGGCGCAGACGATCCAGTCGGCGGTCCTGGTCTGGTCGGTCCCGGTGGGGTGGTGCTGCAGGCTCAGCACCACGCCCTCGCCGTCGTCGGCGGGCGTCGTGCCCATGGGGACGAGGTCGGTGGCCTGGGTGATGCCGCGCACGGCGGCCTTCACGTTCCACTGCTCCATGTCGAGGGTGACGCCCAGGTCCTGGCCGACGACCATGCCGTTGGTGATGACCTCGACCTGGCAGCCGCGGTCGGCCAGCAGCTCCGCGACCGACGTCGCCTGGTGGAAGCCCAGCTCGTCGACGACGACCACCCTGCCGGCCGGGACCGCGCGTCCCTCCAGCACGTCACGGACGTCGACGACCCGCGGGTTTCCGCCCGCCCACCACGGGGCGTTCGGCGCGGCGCCGGTCGCGAGGATCACCGCGTCCGGCTTCTCCGCGAGCAGCAGGTCCGCGTCCACCTCGGTCGACAGCTTCACGTCGACGCCGACCCGCTGCGCGTGGGCGACCAGGTTGCGGGTGATGTCGAGGAACTCGGCCCGGCTCGGCACGCTCGCCGCGAGCAGCACCTGGCCGCCCAGCCGGTCGGAGCGCTCGAACAGGGTGACGTGGTGGCCGCGCTCGGCGGCGGTGACGGCGGCCTGCAGCCCGCCTGGCCCGCCGCCGACGACGAACACCCGCAGGCCGCGCCGGCGCGGCGCCGGCAGCGGCACCGCCTCGCGGCCGGTGCGCGGGTTCTCGATGCAGCCGAGCCAGCGGTTCAGGCCCATCCGCCCGACGCACTCCTGGTTGCACGACAGGCAGGTGCGGATCTCGGTGGCGTGCCCGGCCCGGGCCTTCGCGACGAAGTCGGCGTCGGCGATCTGGCCGCGCACGACGCCGATGAGGTCCGCATGGCCGGCGGCGAGCGCCCGGTCGGCCTGCAGCGGGTCCTTGAACCGGCCGACGCCGACGACGGGCAGCGAGACGGCGGCCCGGATCGCGCTCGGGATGAACATCGCGTAGCCCGGCGGCACCTGCATGCTCGCCTCGATCATGTAGAGCGTGGC of the Pseudofrankia saprophytica genome contains:
- a CDS encoding mycofactocin system FadH/OYE family oxidoreductase 2 encodes the protein MSATGRYRYLFSPLRIGPLTVRNRVVFSAHLTNYAADGLPTEQHAAYYAARAAGGAGLIITEEHSTHPTDWPYEKLIHGFNPAVIPGYRRITDAVHAHGTPILAQINHNGGQASSMFSRQPVWAPSPVPDPLFREVPKALEPHEIREVVAGYGLVAEHCVAGGFDGIELQCSHSSIVRGFLSPATNKRTDAYGGSLVNRARLLLEIVDAVRAAIGPGKALGVRICGDELIEGGTTIEDAVAIAQLVEAQGKVDYINTSIGVATATLYMIEASMQVPPGYAMFIPSAIRAAVSLPVVGVGRFKDPLQADRALAAGHADLIGVVRGQIADADFVAKARAGHATEIRTCLSCNQECVGRMGLNRWLGCIENPRTGREAVPLPAPRRRGLRVFVVGGGPGGLQAAVTAAERGHHVTLFERSDRLGGQVLLAASVPSRAEFLDITRNLVAHAQRVGVDVKLSTEVDADLLLAEKPDAVILATGAAPNAPWWAGGNPRVVDVRDVLEGRAVPAGRVVVVDELGFHQATSVAELLADRGCQVEVITNGMVVGQDLGVTLDMEQWNVKAAVRGITQATDLVPMGTTPADDGEGVVLSLQHHPTGTDQTRTADWIVCAVHQRADDTLYRALRAARTGLPAGPHSPEGRPVGDLPFMVTRVGDCLSPRRAHAAVVEGQRAAVAL